From Spinacia oleracea cultivar Varoflay unplaced genomic scaffold, BTI_SOV_V1 SOVchr0_001, whole genome shotgun sequence, one genomic window encodes:
- the LOC110775322 gene encoding uncharacterized protein, with product MEYLSTWAVKEINMDLEAAGEARLLQLNELDELRFEAYENHRLYKEQTKKFHDKIIQKRELRKLKSRWSGPFTITEVKEHGAIEVASENGTKFKVNGQRLKLYTEGAFIGKLETIYLSDPPTDA from the exons ATGGAATATCTCTCTACTTGGGCCGTCAAGGAGATCAATATGGATTTAGAAGCGGCCGGTGAAGCGAGACTTCTTCAATTGAATGAGCTAGATGAACTACGGTTTGAAGCTTACGAGAATCATAGGCTCTATAAGGAGCAAACGAAGAAGTTTCATGATAAGATAATTCAAAAACGGGAGTTAC GAAAGCTTAAGTCTAGATGGTCCGGACCCTTTACTATCACCGAAGTCAAGGAACATGGAGCTATTGAGGTTGCTAGTGAAAATGGCACCAAGTTCAAAGTGAACGGTCAACGTTTGAAGCTATACACTGAAGGAGCGTTTATTGGAAAATTGGAGACGATCTATCTCTCTGATCCACCCACCGACGCTTAA